One window of the Dreissena polymorpha isolate Duluth1 chromosome 5, UMN_Dpol_1.0, whole genome shotgun sequence genome contains the following:
- the LOC127881650 gene encoding ETS domain-containing protein Elk-1-like isoform X1 — translation MIPLSPGIEGLSPPPYCRCHRFIFYPFLAEPSFCHVTSTYPDLTSSVDYETGLATLAESSVDSSQFRLMDSNITLWQFLLDLLVSNKHKELIQWTNNEGEFKLLNPEEVAHLWGQRKNKQNMNYDKLSRALRYYYDKNIIKKVMGQKFMYKFVSFPEIVKTETKVPFKQKMETLAQEYGQQTYPHLASYNSAAVKSSAQNAMSGYIKTEDSSSNDSDSFLKTSARKPHAYNGYLKQEQLTVNQSQAAQDFSSASMPVLPISVVSTHCSVIASSSQSFNNYTEAKFTSVASTQNNQNISKSSTKPKPGPLTLNVSANPTPPPPHHPVVQTTITEPSPGPILSPKFFPVHTPFALFPPRTPLPLHFWSSLSPITTISPRMPSSSSAFQFPNGSGAQLTLPNFSAIEGLHSPVVSTPSKKIPVQS, via the exons ATGATTCCGCTGTCCCCGGGCATCGAGGGGCTGAGTCCCCCGCCATACTGCCGATGTCATCGCTTTATATTCTATCCGTTCCTTGCAGAACCATCGTTCTGTCACGTGACGTCAACTTACCCGGATCTGACGTCATCAGTGGACTATGAGACTGGACTTGCCACATTGGCGGAGTCATCTGTGGATTCATCGCAATTTCGAT TAATGGATTCAAACATAACGTTGTGGCAGTTTTTACTGGACCTGTTGGTAAGCAACAAGCACAAAGAGCTTATACAGTGGACGAACAATGAGGGCGAATTCAAACTGCTCAACCCGGAGGAGGTTGCCCATCTCTGGGGACAGCGCAAGAACAAACAAAATATGAACTATGACAAGCTTAGCAGAGCGTTGCGATATTATTACGACAAGAACATCATCAAGAAAGTGATGGGACAAAAGTTCATGTACAAATTCGTGTCTTTTCCCGAAATTGTGAAAACTGAAACAAAAGTGCCTTTCAAGCAGAAAATGGAGACTCTGGCCCAAGAGTACGGGCAGCAGACGTACCCGCACCTAGCGTCCTACAATTCGGCCGCCGTTAAGTCGTCTGCACAGAACGCCATGAGCGGCTATATAAAAACTGAGGACTCCTCCTCGAACGATAGTGACTCGTTTTTGAAGACCTCCGCGCGAAAACCGcatgcatataatgggtatttaaaacaagaacagcTCACAGTGAATCAATCTCAGGCTGCTCAGGATTTCTCGTCGGCCTCGATGCCTGTGCTGCCTATTTCAGTGGTATCCACTCATTGTTCTGTGATAGCCAGTTCATCGCAATCCTTTAACAATTATACCGAAGCAAAATTTACATCGGTTGCATCGacacaaaataatcaaaacatttcGAAATCCAGTACAAAACCTAAACCAGGGCCGCTAACATTAAATGTGTCCGCGAATCCTACACCCCCTCCTCCGCATCATCCTGTAGTGCAGACGACAATTACCGAGCCTTCGCCTGGACCAATACTCAGTCCGAAATTTTTCCCGGTGCATACGCCGTTTGCGCTGTTTCCCCCTAGAACGCCGCTACCGTTACATTTCTGGAGCTCCCTAAGTCCTATCACGACCATCAGCCCTAGAATGCCGTCGTCGTCATCGGCGTTTCAATTTCCGAACGGAAGTGGAGCGCAGTTGACTCTTCCAAATTTCAGCGCCATAGAGGGGTTGCATTCGCCGGTTGTGTCTACTCCGAGCAAGAAAATCCCCGTTCAGTCGTAA
- the LOC127881650 gene encoding ETS domain-containing protein Elk-1-like isoform X2 has protein sequence MATAEVDMSDFFIFDESFIKKEPSFCHVTSTYPDLTSSVDYETGLATLAESSVDSSQFRLMDSNITLWQFLLDLLVSNKHKELIQWTNNEGEFKLLNPEEVAHLWGQRKNKQNMNYDKLSRALRYYYDKNIIKKVMGQKFMYKFVSFPEIVKTETKVPFKQKMETLAQEYGQQTYPHLASYNSAAVKSSAQNAMSGYIKTEDSSSNDSDSFLKTSARKPHAYNGYLKQEQLTVNQSQAAQDFSSASMPVLPISVVSTHCSVIASSSQSFNNYTEAKFTSVASTQNNQNISKSSTKPKPGPLTLNVSANPTPPPPHHPVVQTTITEPSPGPILSPKFFPVHTPFALFPPRTPLPLHFWSSLSPITTISPRMPSSSSAFQFPNGSGAQLTLPNFSAIEGLHSPVVSTPSKKIPVQS, from the exons AACCATCGTTCTGTCACGTGACGTCAACTTACCCGGATCTGACGTCATCAGTGGACTATGAGACTGGACTTGCCACATTGGCGGAGTCATCTGTGGATTCATCGCAATTTCGAT TAATGGATTCAAACATAACGTTGTGGCAGTTTTTACTGGACCTGTTGGTAAGCAACAAGCACAAAGAGCTTATACAGTGGACGAACAATGAGGGCGAATTCAAACTGCTCAACCCGGAGGAGGTTGCCCATCTCTGGGGACAGCGCAAGAACAAACAAAATATGAACTATGACAAGCTTAGCAGAGCGTTGCGATATTATTACGACAAGAACATCATCAAGAAAGTGATGGGACAAAAGTTCATGTACAAATTCGTGTCTTTTCCCGAAATTGTGAAAACTGAAACAAAAGTGCCTTTCAAGCAGAAAATGGAGACTCTGGCCCAAGAGTACGGGCAGCAGACGTACCCGCACCTAGCGTCCTACAATTCGGCCGCCGTTAAGTCGTCTGCACAGAACGCCATGAGCGGCTATATAAAAACTGAGGACTCCTCCTCGAACGATAGTGACTCGTTTTTGAAGACCTCCGCGCGAAAACCGcatgcatataatgggtatttaaaacaagaacagcTCACAGTGAATCAATCTCAGGCTGCTCAGGATTTCTCGTCGGCCTCGATGCCTGTGCTGCCTATTTCAGTGGTATCCACTCATTGTTCTGTGATAGCCAGTTCATCGCAATCCTTTAACAATTATACCGAAGCAAAATTTACATCGGTTGCATCGacacaaaataatcaaaacatttcGAAATCCAGTACAAAACCTAAACCAGGGCCGCTAACATTAAATGTGTCCGCGAATCCTACACCCCCTCCTCCGCATCATCCTGTAGTGCAGACGACAATTACCGAGCCTTCGCCTGGACCAATACTCAGTCCGAAATTTTTCCCGGTGCATACGCCGTTTGCGCTGTTTCCCCCTAGAACGCCGCTACCGTTACATTTCTGGAGCTCCCTAAGTCCTATCACGACCATCAGCCCTAGAATGCCGTCGTCGTCATCGGCGTTTCAATTTCCGAACGGAAGTGGAGCGCAGTTGACTCTTCCAAATTTCAGCGCCATAGAGGGGTTGCATTCGCCGGTTGTGTCTACTCCGAGCAAGAAAATCCCCGTTCAGTCGTAA
- the LOC127881650 gene encoding ETS domain-containing protein Elk-1-like isoform X3 translates to MDSNITLWQFLLDLLVSNKHKELIQWTNNEGEFKLLNPEEVAHLWGQRKNKQNMNYDKLSRALRYYYDKNIIKKVMGQKFMYKFVSFPEIVKTETKVPFKQKMETLAQEYGQQTYPHLASYNSAAVKSSAQNAMSGYIKTEDSSSNDSDSFLKTSARKPHAYNGYLKQEQLTVNQSQAAQDFSSASMPVLPISVVSTHCSVIASSSQSFNNYTEAKFTSVASTQNNQNISKSSTKPKPGPLTLNVSANPTPPPPHHPVVQTTITEPSPGPILSPKFFPVHTPFALFPPRTPLPLHFWSSLSPITTISPRMPSSSSAFQFPNGSGAQLTLPNFSAIEGLHSPVVSTPSKKIPVQS, encoded by the coding sequence ATGGATTCAAACATAACGTTGTGGCAGTTTTTACTGGACCTGTTGGTAAGCAACAAGCACAAAGAGCTTATACAGTGGACGAACAATGAGGGCGAATTCAAACTGCTCAACCCGGAGGAGGTTGCCCATCTCTGGGGACAGCGCAAGAACAAACAAAATATGAACTATGACAAGCTTAGCAGAGCGTTGCGATATTATTACGACAAGAACATCATCAAGAAAGTGATGGGACAAAAGTTCATGTACAAATTCGTGTCTTTTCCCGAAATTGTGAAAACTGAAACAAAAGTGCCTTTCAAGCAGAAAATGGAGACTCTGGCCCAAGAGTACGGGCAGCAGACGTACCCGCACCTAGCGTCCTACAATTCGGCCGCCGTTAAGTCGTCTGCACAGAACGCCATGAGCGGCTATATAAAAACTGAGGACTCCTCCTCGAACGATAGTGACTCGTTTTTGAAGACCTCCGCGCGAAAACCGcatgcatataatgggtatttaaaacaagaacagcTCACAGTGAATCAATCTCAGGCTGCTCAGGATTTCTCGTCGGCCTCGATGCCTGTGCTGCCTATTTCAGTGGTATCCACTCATTGTTCTGTGATAGCCAGTTCATCGCAATCCTTTAACAATTATACCGAAGCAAAATTTACATCGGTTGCATCGacacaaaataatcaaaacatttcGAAATCCAGTACAAAACCTAAACCAGGGCCGCTAACATTAAATGTGTCCGCGAATCCTACACCCCCTCCTCCGCATCATCCTGTAGTGCAGACGACAATTACCGAGCCTTCGCCTGGACCAATACTCAGTCCGAAATTTTTCCCGGTGCATACGCCGTTTGCGCTGTTTCCCCCTAGAACGCCGCTACCGTTACATTTCTGGAGCTCCCTAAGTCCTATCACGACCATCAGCCCTAGAATGCCGTCGTCGTCATCGGCGTTTCAATTTCCGAACGGAAGTGGAGCGCAGTTGACTCTTCCAAATTTCAGCGCCATAGAGGGGTTGCATTCGCCGGTTGTGTCTACTCCGAGCAAGAAAATCCCCGTTCAGTCGTAA
- the LOC127881700 gene encoding small lysine-rich protein 1-like has protein sequence MALTLDEFNTRPGHNANMPKKSGKKGKKSGKKSGKKSGKKGGKKSAKGSAKAVKGEKTEVDIMSQAAMENLYYIAHDAPQALEMRGFGWESGGGGGKKGKKGKKGGKKKKKKK, from the exons ATGGCTTTGACACTTGATGAGTTCAACACTCGACCAGGTCATAACGCCAACATG CCAAAGAAAAGCGGAAAGAAGGGAAAGAAGTCCGGCAAGAAATCCGGCAAGAAGTCTGGAAAGAAGGGAGGGAAGAAATCAGCAAAGGGGTCAGCGAAGGCAGTGAAAGGGGAGAAAACTGAGGTGGACATTATGAGTCAGGCAGCAATGGAGAACCTGTATTATATTGCACATGACGCGCCACAGGCCCTAGAGATGAGGGGCTTTGGATGGGAGTCTGGGGGAGGGGGAGGCAAGAAGGGGAAAAAGGGCAAGAAAGGcggaaaaaagaaaaagaagaagaaatga